From a single Nostoc edaphicum CCNP1411 genomic region:
- a CDS encoding AraC family transcriptional regulator produces MLEEKPLVITKEDDLLPLFPRLPILTSLQAGWHGASFGYMCQPASAFPEVSTPLWHSLIIFTHGARVIHAERKMDGRKHRDAVVGGDIIITPVNVGHQAAWDAEGDFILLAIEPQIFACAVDETADAKQIQLLPHFATPDPLIYQIGLALKGILESDPLGSRLYAETMVNALSVHLMQHYSTRKPILKTYKNALTPRQLQQVIDYIHEHLDQNLGLAELAALLPMSSHYFSQLFKQSTGMTPHKYIIYCRVKRAQELLLKGKMTIAEIAGAVGFTSQSHLNFHCKRLTGVTPKAIQQR; encoded by the coding sequence ATGTTAGAAGAAAAGCCCTTAGTTATCACTAAAGAAGATGATTTATTGCCGCTATTCCCACGTTTACCAATTCTCACAAGTCTTCAAGCAGGTTGGCATGGTGCTTCATTTGGATACATGTGTCAACCCGCTTCTGCGTTTCCTGAAGTTTCCACTCCCCTGTGGCACTCTCTAATCATTTTTACTCATGGAGCGCGGGTAATTCATGCTGAACGGAAAATGGATGGACGCAAACATCGTGACGCTGTAGTTGGAGGTGATATTATTATTACTCCCGTTAATGTCGGGCATCAGGCAGCTTGGGATGCTGAAGGCGACTTTATTTTACTTGCTATTGAACCACAGATTTTTGCTTGTGCAGTTGACGAAACAGCAGATGCCAAACAGATTCAACTTTTGCCGCACTTCGCCACACCCGATCCCCTAATTTATCAAATAGGGCTAGCACTGAAAGGCATTTTGGAAAGCGATCCTCTAGGGAGCCGTCTTTACGCAGAGACGATGGTAAATGCCTTATCAGTACATCTGATGCAACACTATTCCACGCGCAAACCGATATTAAAAACATATAAAAATGCTTTAACACCTCGTCAATTACAGCAAGTTATAGACTACATTCACGAACATCTTGACCAAAATTTAGGTTTAGCAGAGTTGGCGGCGTTACTACCAATGAGTTCCCATTATTTTTCCCAGCTTTTCAAACAATCTACGGGGATGACTCCTCATAAATATATAATTTACTGTCGCGTGAAACGTGCCCAGGAATTATTACTGAAGGGAAAAATGACAATAGCTGAAATTGCTGGTGCAGTTGGTTTTACTAGCCAAAGCCATCTAAATTTTCACTGTAAGCGACTAACGGGTGTAACTCCTAAAGCTATTCAACAAAGATAG
- a CDS encoding BON domain-containing protein has protein sequence MQKLTPFLISSLLVFGVAACQDTAKTTVTAPAPDEAAQAPTAATTQAAKEDAQSELRRRQLDADIRAREQRNNATGGDTDRASADLASQVRSKLEANIPNGQLTVNAVEDGTVTVAGTVNNQEQLAKIEPLSKEIKGVKNVVVKAVVAPPQS, from the coding sequence ATGCAAAAGCTAACTCCTTTCCTAATTAGTAGTCTTTTAGTTTTTGGTGTTGCTGCTTGTCAAGATACCGCCAAAACAACTGTAACTGCACCAGCTCCAGACGAAGCCGCACAAGCTCCAACAGCAGCAACAACACAAGCTGCTAAAGAAGACGCACAAAGTGAACTTCGCAGAAGACAACTTGATGCTGATATTCGTGCCCGTGAACAGCGCAATAATGCCACTGGCGGAGATACAGACAGAGCCTCAGCCGATCTAGCAAGTCAAGTTCGCTCCAAATTGGAAGCTAACATACCTAATGGTCAACTAACAGTTAATGCAGTAGAAGATGGGACTGTCACTGTAGCTGGAACTGTTAATAATCAAGAGCAATTGGCTAAAATTGAGCCTTTGTCTAAGGAAATTAAAGGCGTCAAAAATGTAGTTGTTAAAGCAGTTGTTGCTCCGCCACAAAGCTGA
- a CDS encoding CAAD domain-containing protein, with protein METEQQQRESIKTSFSQGTLALEGADTANLPKLPPATEPESQWQQISRQITQFLEQLPEYLSNFFQNYKQPLITVALILAAIVTAKVVLAVLDAINDIPLLSPFFELIGIGYASWFIFRYLLKSSTRQELGNEIQLLKNQFVGE; from the coding sequence ATGGAAACCGAACAACAGCAACGTGAATCCATCAAGACTTCCTTTTCACAAGGTACGTTAGCACTTGAAGGTGCTGATACTGCAAACTTGCCAAAGTTACCACCAGCAACGGAACCGGAATCCCAATGGCAGCAAATTAGCAGACAAATTACTCAATTTTTGGAGCAACTACCCGAATACTTAAGTAACTTTTTTCAAAACTACAAGCAGCCTCTAATAACTGTTGCTTTAATTTTAGCGGCGATTGTTACAGCTAAGGTAGTACTAGCAGTATTAGATGCAATCAATGATATTCCTCTACTATCACCGTTTTTTGAGTTAATTGGAATTGGTTACGCTAGTTGGTTTATTTTCCGTTATCTCCTAAAGTCTTCAACTCGCCAAGAATTAGGCAATGAAATTCAACTACTGAAAAACCAATTTGTGGGCGAGTAA
- a CDS encoding histidine kinase — translation MVVGVHKRAVGVFSNRRDVEHALHELKKVGFDMNRVSVITQDGDREDIAGAEVSDRVGDKSDEGAKVGAATGGALGGLTGLLVGLGTLAIPGIGPIMLAGAAATTLATTLAGAGIGAVAGSLLGALIGLGIPEERARVYDERVRRGHYLVILDGTDTEILRAEAILHQRGVEEFGIFDHPDATNATTGYVAPTPTAAHSGVARRAIGVFSHRRDAEVALTELRDAGFPLNKVSIIAKDTNGHGIAGVDVDRNVSTGNKADEGAKAGAATGGVVGGLTGLLVGLGTLAIPGVGPVIAGGAVATALATTLAGGAIGAAAGSIVGALVGLGIPEDKARIYNERFQKGDYLLIIDATEAEIHQAEAILKRRGIEEFAIYDATEISEHRPGSERVTHSDSPVIDPIRPNYSTEPHRNDPAVVIVDRRDEVL, via the coding sequence ATGGTAGTAGGTGTACATAAACGTGCTGTAGGCGTATTTTCTAATCGTAGAGATGTAGAACATGCCTTACATGAATTAAAAAAAGTTGGCTTTGACATGAATAGAGTCTCTGTCATTACGCAGGATGGAGACAGAGAGGATATTGCTGGGGCTGAAGTGAGCGATCGCGTCGGCGATAAATCTGACGAAGGTGCTAAAGTCGGAGCAGCAACAGGTGGTGCTTTGGGCGGATTAACTGGCTTATTAGTTGGTCTTGGCACTTTGGCAATTCCAGGAATTGGGCCAATTATGCTGGCTGGAGCCGCAGCAACTACCCTAGCTACAACTCTCGCTGGTGCTGGTATTGGTGCAGTAGCTGGTAGCTTGCTTGGTGCATTGATTGGTTTAGGAATTCCTGAAGAACGAGCCAGAGTTTACGACGAACGTGTGAGACGAGGACATTATTTAGTTATCCTCGATGGCACAGATACAGAAATTCTCAGAGCAGAAGCAATTTTACATCAGCGGGGTGTAGAAGAATTTGGCATTTTCGACCATCCAGATGCTACAAATGCAACCACCGGTTATGTCGCTCCAACCCCCACTGCGGCTCATAGTGGTGTTGCAAGACGTGCAATTGGAGTCTTTTCTCATCGGCGAGATGCAGAAGTAGCACTTACAGAATTGCGAGATGCGGGTTTTCCCTTAAATAAAGTTTCCATCATTGCCAAAGATACAAACGGTCATGGGATCGCTGGCGTAGATGTAGACAGAAACGTTAGTACAGGTAATAAAGCAGACGAAGGCGCAAAAGCTGGAGCAGCTACAGGTGGTGTTGTCGGCGGTTTAACTGGCTTATTAGTTGGCCTTGGGACTTTAGCAATTCCTGGAGTTGGGCCTGTGATTGCAGGTGGCGCAGTAGCAACAGCTTTGGCCACAACATTGGCTGGTGGTGCTATTGGTGCAGCCGCAGGGAGTATTGTTGGCGCACTCGTTGGCTTGGGAATTCCTGAAGACAAGGCGCGAATATATAATGAACGCTTCCAAAAAGGTGACTACCTGCTAATTATCGATGCTACAGAAGCTGAAATTCATCAAGCTGAAGCTATTCTCAAACGTCGAGGTATTGAAGAATTTGCTATCTATGATGCCACTGAAATTAGTGAACATCGCCCAGGTTCCGAGCGAGTAACCCATAGTGACTCACCAGTTATTGATCCCATTCGTCCTAATTACTCAACAGAGCCTCATAGAAACGATCCTGCCGTAGTTATTGTTGACCGTCGTGATGAAGTACTCTAA
- a CDS encoding MFS transporter, with product MFQSVLTIFGSNWLPFGLAPITLAQEVLTPEEASVLFSGPKFLVALLAGVAMAFAFQLLFTNFSVAIGISSWEIDSDSDDESESLGRTIRKVQGKVGAWALITASIALFIACFLAVKLSLIESAFLGAIIGVVIWSTYFSLVIWLGSSAVGSLIGSIANTVTSGIQALMGTATAGVGANTAKKQLVSTAEDITAAVRRELTSGFDSEGIRNTLQSSLGSLELPKLDIKEIRNQFDQLLKDTDLQSVANSDLLQNINRQTFVDLISSRADLSKEDVNRIADQFEGAWQQALNRKNPTEQVINLLKSATPEELNSEQLGERLQELVTVGGGNGNGVIKQAIRYGLSAAAPAVMERVNLSNIDVNKITTQLQKLKEKVQDVDVDQITEQFQKFREQASEQVSATLPISLENTIKADVEDYILHSFPWHFNRITLVDEFKEVIYDVNADPTTVRRELEEINQEYFTNLLKQRDDLSEARVKEISDQMESDRLEVLETVKQAETREKGQDFRSRIEDYLRSTGKEELNPEGIERDFRKLLEDPEAGFEDLSSRFGQFDRDTFVQLLQQRQDISEEEANNIVSQLERNRDNFLNRARELQEQAKAKADELRQRVEDYLRNTNKDELNPEAIKREFRVLLDDPQAGISLLRSRLSQFDRDTFVQLLSQRQDLSEEQVNQVLDQLEAVRDSILQVPQQAKEQYEKTTKAIAEYLRNTNLEELDPEGIRADLEKLLNDPKAGALALRDRLSHVDRETLVKLVSQRGDLSQEQVNQIIDRAQDAIGDIVRAPRRLAKRTAQQALDFEGNLEEYLRNTNKDELNPEGIKRDLQLLLSSPRAGIGNLSDRASKFDRSTIVALLSQREDISEEEANRIVDQIDSVRSSIVEQFQQIQQRVQSLLDGVFAKVRNYLNSLDRSELNYEGIKQDFAKVFDDPQAGFEALRDRLSQFDRDTLVAVISSREDISEADANRIINQIEAARDGVLQRAERIQKETQKRLKAIQEQAKKQAEETKKTVANAAWWIFGTAITSLAASAIAGAIAVTGITLPG from the coding sequence ATGTTTCAAAGTGTTTTAACTATTTTTGGATCGAACTGGCTACCTTTTGGATTAGCACCGATAACTTTAGCGCAAGAAGTACTAACGCCAGAAGAAGCATCAGTTCTGTTTTCTGGGCCTAAATTTTTGGTAGCATTGCTGGCTGGTGTTGCGATGGCATTTGCCTTTCAATTGTTATTCACAAACTTTTCAGTCGCTATAGGAATTTCATCTTGGGAAATCGACTCGGATTCTGATGATGAGTCAGAAAGTTTGGGTAGAACAATTCGGAAAGTTCAAGGTAAAGTTGGTGCTTGGGCATTAATAACCGCTAGTATTGCATTATTTATTGCTTGTTTTTTAGCGGTAAAACTTAGCTTAATCGAAAGTGCATTTTTAGGAGCAATTATTGGTGTAGTAATCTGGTCAACCTATTTCTCATTAGTAATTTGGTTGGGTTCCTCAGCAGTAGGTTCTTTAATTGGTTCTATTGCTAATACTGTCACTTCTGGTATCCAAGCTCTGATGGGGACAGCAACTGCTGGCGTTGGTGCTAATACTGCGAAAAAACAGTTAGTTTCTACCGCTGAAGATATTACAGCCGCAGTTCGCCGGGAATTAACTTCAGGTTTTGATTCTGAAGGGATTAGAAATACACTCCAAAGTTCTTTAGGTTCTCTGGAATTGCCAAAGCTGGATATCAAAGAAATTCGGAATCAATTTGACCAGCTTCTAAAAGATACTGATTTGCAATCTGTTGCTAATAGTGATTTATTGCAAAATATCAACCGCCAAACTTTTGTTGATTTAATCAGCAGCCGTGCAGATTTATCTAAAGAAGATGTCAATCGTATTGCTGACCAATTTGAAGGCGCTTGGCAACAAGCTTTGAATCGCAAAAATCCCACTGAGCAAGTAATTAATTTGCTCAAGTCTGCCACTCCTGAAGAACTCAATTCTGAGCAATTAGGTGAACGACTACAAGAACTGGTTACCGTTGGAGGTGGTAATGGGAATGGTGTAATCAAGCAAGCTATTCGATATGGTTTGAGCGCCGCTGCACCAGCAGTTATGGAACGGGTAAACCTTTCTAATATCGATGTGAATAAAATTACAACTCAGTTGCAAAAGCTGAAAGAAAAAGTTCAAGATGTTGATGTCGATCAAATCACCGAACAATTTCAAAAGTTTAGAGAGCAAGCATCTGAGCAAGTATCTGCAACATTGCCAATTTCACTTGAGAACACGATTAAGGCAGATGTAGAAGACTACATATTGCATTCATTTCCTTGGCACTTTAACCGAATTACCCTAGTAGATGAATTTAAAGAAGTCATCTATGACGTAAATGCAGATCCGACCACTGTCAGACGGGAGTTGGAAGAAATAAATCAAGAATATTTTACCAACTTGCTGAAGCAGCGAGATGATCTCAGTGAAGCCAGAGTGAAAGAAATTTCCGATCAAATGGAAAGCGATCGCCTGGAAGTTTTAGAAACTGTTAAACAAGCCGAAACGCGAGAAAAAGGGCAAGATTTCCGCAGCCGGATCGAAGATTATCTGCGTTCGACGGGGAAAGAAGAACTAAATCCTGAAGGTATTGAACGGGACTTTAGAAAGTTGCTGGAAGATCCGGAAGCTGGGTTTGAAGATTTAAGTAGCCGCTTCGGACAATTTGACCGCGACACTTTTGTACAATTGCTTCAGCAACGTCAAGATATCAGCGAAGAGGAAGCTAATAATATTGTTAGTCAACTCGAACGTAACCGCGATAATTTCTTGAATCGTGCTAGAGAATTGCAAGAACAAGCAAAAGCGAAAGCTGATGAACTGCGCCAAAGAGTTGAAGATTATCTGCGGAATACTAACAAAGACGAACTCAATCCTGAAGCTATCAAACGTGAGTTTAGAGTTTTGCTAGACGATCCACAAGCTGGAATTAGCCTTTTACGATCGCGCCTATCGCAATTTGACCGCGATACTTTTGTCCAATTACTCAGTCAGCGTCAAGATTTGAGCGAAGAACAGGTAAACCAAGTTCTCGATCAGCTCGAAGCAGTCCGAGATAGTATTTTGCAAGTACCGCAACAAGCGAAAGAACAGTACGAAAAAACGACAAAAGCGATCGCAGAATATCTCCGCAATACCAACTTGGAAGAACTTGATCCAGAAGGTATTAGAGCCGATTTGGAAAAATTACTCAATGATCCCAAAGCCGGAGCCTTAGCTTTGCGCGATCGCTTATCTCACGTTGATCGAGAAACCTTAGTTAAACTCGTAAGTCAACGGGGAGACTTGAGCCAAGAGCAAGTTAATCAGATCATTGATCGCGCTCAAGATGCGATTGGTGACATTGTGAGAGCGCCAAGACGTTTAGCCAAGCGTACTGCTCAACAAGCTTTAGATTTTGAAGGTAATCTTGAAGAATATCTGCGTAATACCAACAAAGACGAGCTAAATCCCGAAGGAATCAAACGCGATTTGCAATTGCTGCTGTCTTCTCCCCGTGCTGGAATTGGGAATTTAAGCGATCGCGCCTCGAAATTTGACCGTTCGACAATTGTGGCGCTGTTATCCCAACGAGAGGATATCTCAGAAGAGGAAGCTAACCGAATTGTGGATCAAATTGACTCGGTTCGCAGTTCCATTGTCGAACAATTTCAGCAGATTCAGCAGAGAGTGCAATCATTGCTGGATGGAGTTTTTGCCAAAGTTCGTAACTATCTCAACTCCCTGGATCGTTCAGAACTCAACTATGAAGGGATTAAGCAAGACTTTGCGAAAGTGTTCGACGATCCGCAAGCCGGATTTGAAGCATTGCGCGATCGCCTCAGTCAATTTGATCGTGACACCTTAGTTGCTGTGATCAGTTCTCGTGAGGATATTTCGGAAGCCGATGCTAAC